One Malus domestica chromosome 11, GDT2T_hap1 genomic region harbors:
- the LOC103447385 gene encoding uncharacterized protein isoform X1, with protein MLKSGAQLGLIGTQVPPFSLALENRGLNPLFFFICGLHFISESPIASEMKIVRFALRSFNDSRRFHQPHVRTLSTYMTSGGGMDDKKISNSFESSDDFERRIFSETSGGNFFSKLDRLGKAHDGHVSDLGGGFGIGSGSGSHVLDGLDESLNTLSDGMDGKLEKAATYFEYDEEEVDKDDYSFRPDMTFKPGMTYEKKDLDLTKPGVSKLPRRYEFEVTTKEVLRKADFRNVRFLANFLTEAGILIKRSKTGISAKAQRKVAREIKTARAFGLMPFTTMGTKSFVFGKTMESLDEDYEYESYDNHMGDADERDPLAP; from the exons ATGCTCAAATCTGGAGCCCAATTAGGCTTAATTGGTACACAAGTCCCTCCGTTCTCGCTAGCCCTAGAAAACAGAGGACTGaaccctctcttcttcttcatctgcgGTCTTCATTTCATCTCGGAATCGCCAATTGCTTCAG AAATGAAAATTGTTCGGTTTGCTTTGCGATCCTTCAATGACAGTCGCCGATTTCATCAGCCACATGTGAGAACTCTGTCTACATACATGACATCAG GTGGAGGAATGGATGATAAGAAAATTTCTAATTCCTTTGAATCTTCTGATGATTTCGAGCGGCGCATCTTCAGTGAAACTTCTGGGGGTAACTTTTTCTCAAAGCTAGATAGGCTTGGGAAGGCTCATGATGGACATGTTTCAGATCTTGGTGGAGGATTTGGAATTGGAAGTGGAAGTGGTTCCCATGTACTTGATGGCTTAGATGAGAGTTTAAACACATTATCTGATGGAATGGATGGAAAATTAGAGAAAGCAGCCACCTACTTTGAGTATGATGAGGAAGAAGTAGACAAAGATGATTATTCTTTCAGACCAGATATGACTTTTAAGCCAGGAATGACTTATGAAAAAAAA GATCTGGATCTTACTAAGCCAGGAGTAAGTAAACTTCCCCGTAGGTATGAGTTTGAAGTAACTACAAAGGAAGTTCTTAGAAAAGCTGATTTCAGG AATGTGAGATTCCTTGCGAATTTCTTAACAGAGGCTGGAATTCTTATCAAAAGAAGCAAG ACTGGAATTAGCGCCAAAGCTCAGAGGAAGGTCGCCAGGGAAATCAAAACAGCTCGAGCTTTTGGTTTAATGCCTTTCACGACAATGGGGACAAAATCATTCGTTTTTGGGAAAACTATGGAGAGTCTGGATGAAGATTATGAGTACGAAAGTTATGATAACCATATGGGTGATGCCGATGAAAGAGACCCTCTGGCACCCTAA
- the LOC103447385 gene encoding uncharacterized protein isoform X2 codes for MKIVRFALRSFNDSRRFHQPHVRTLSTYMTSGGGMDDKKISNSFESSDDFERRIFSETSGGNFFSKLDRLGKAHDGHVSDLGGGFGIGSGSGSHVLDGLDESLNTLSDGMDGKLEKAATYFEYDEEEVDKDDYSFRPDMTFKPGMTYEKKDLDLTKPGVSKLPRRYEFEVTTKEVLRKADFRNVRFLANFLTEAGILIKRSKTGISAKAQRKVAREIKTARAFGLMPFTTMGTKSFVFGKTMESLDEDYEYESYDNHMGDADERDPLAP; via the exons ATGAAAATTGTTCGGTTTGCTTTGCGATCCTTCAATGACAGTCGCCGATTTCATCAGCCACATGTGAGAACTCTGTCTACATACATGACATCAG GTGGAGGAATGGATGATAAGAAAATTTCTAATTCCTTTGAATCTTCTGATGATTTCGAGCGGCGCATCTTCAGTGAAACTTCTGGGGGTAACTTTTTCTCAAAGCTAGATAGGCTTGGGAAGGCTCATGATGGACATGTTTCAGATCTTGGTGGAGGATTTGGAATTGGAAGTGGAAGTGGTTCCCATGTACTTGATGGCTTAGATGAGAGTTTAAACACATTATCTGATGGAATGGATGGAAAATTAGAGAAAGCAGCCACCTACTTTGAGTATGATGAGGAAGAAGTAGACAAAGATGATTATTCTTTCAGACCAGATATGACTTTTAAGCCAGGAATGACTTATGAAAAAAAA GATCTGGATCTTACTAAGCCAGGAGTAAGTAAACTTCCCCGTAGGTATGAGTTTGAAGTAACTACAAAGGAAGTTCTTAGAAAAGCTGATTTCAGG AATGTGAGATTCCTTGCGAATTTCTTAACAGAGGCTGGAATTCTTATCAAAAGAAGCAAG ACTGGAATTAGCGCCAAAGCTCAGAGGAAGGTCGCCAGGGAAATCAAAACAGCTCGAGCTTTTGGTTTAATGCCTTTCACGACAATGGGGACAAAATCATTCGTTTTTGGGAAAACTATGGAGAGTCTGGATGAAGATTATGAGTACGAAAGTTATGATAACCATATGGGTGATGCCGATGAAAGAGACCCTCTGGCACCCTAA